The Streptococcus marmotae genome contains the following window.
TTTTCTTCCCAGAAAAAATCTCTGTAATCGGAAACGGTATGGTGGTCAATCCAAAATCCTTAGTCAAGGAATTGAACTACTTGCATGAAGAGGGCGTGACAACAGATAATCTTCGGATTTCAGACCGTGCCCATGTTATCTTGCCTTATCATATCAAGTTGGACCAATTGCAGGAAGAAGCCAAAGGTGACAATAAAATCGGAACAACCATTAAAGGGATTGGTCCTGCCTATATGGACAAGGCTGCGCGTGTGGGAATCCGCATTGCAGACCTCTTAGACCGTGAGATTTTTAGAGAGCGTTTGGAGCGTAATTTGGCAGAAAAAAATCGCTTGTTTGAGAAATTGTATGATAGCACAGCGATTGCATTTGACGAAATTTTTGAAGAATACTACGAATACGGTCAGCAAATCAAGCAATATGTGACGGATACTTCGGTGATTTTGAATGATGCCCTCGACCAAGGTAAACGGGTTCTCTTTGAGGGAGCACAAGGTGTTATGCTTGATATTGACCAAGGAACCTATCCGTTTGTAACCTCATCAAACCCAGTTGCAGGTGGTGTAACCATTGGTTCAGGTGTTGGTCCAAGCAAGATTGATAAGGTAGTTGGGGTATGTAAAGCTTATACTAGCCGTGTAGGTGACGGACCATTCCCAACGGAATTATTCGATGAAATTGGAGACCGCATTCGTGAAGTGGGGCATGAGTATGGTACAACTACAGGTCGTCCACGCCGTGTCGGTTGGTTTGACTCAGTCGTTATGCGCCATAGCCGTCGTGTATCAGGTATTACAAACCTTTCTTTAAATTCAATCGATGTTCTTTCAGGTCTTGAAACGGTAAAAATCTGTGTCGCCTATGATTTAGACGGACAACGGATTGACCACTATCCAGCAAGTCTAGAAGAACTCAAACGTTGCAAACCAATTTATGAAGAATTACCAGGTTGGTCTGAGGATATTACAGGGGCACGCAGCCTAGAAGAACTCCCAGAAAATGCACGGAACTATGTCCGTCGCGTCAGCGAACTCGTTGGCGTTCGCATCTCAACCTTCTCAGTCGGCCCAGGCCGCGAACAAACCAATATCTTGGAAAGCGTATGGGGCTAAAACAACCCTGACGGGTTGTTTTAGGTTGAAGATAGAAATTCGCGGAGGCGAATTTTCTTCTTAACAAGGTGCAGTGCACCTTTTTAGGTTGGAAATAAGGATTTGTGGTAACAAATCCTCCGCTTGATAAGGTCCGGGGGACTATTTCAATCGGGAGATAGGAACTACTGACAGGTAGTTTCAGAATGTAGACAAATCTCATAATTCAGAAAAACATTACAATGATATTTCATTTTCTGTAGTTTTAAGGTTAGAAAATTTGCGAGCGTAGCGAGCACAATACCGCCACCACCGCCGTGCTAAAAGTGGGAGTGAGACAGAAGTCGTGATTTCGTTGAAATCGATTATCCTCGCTCCTTTGTTTCTGGGATCGGGCTAAAATAATCCACTAGATTATTTTAGCCCGAAGGAAGTCGCTGATGTCCGAAAGCACATAAGGATGGTGGCAATAAAAAGACTTTTTCTTCAAGCTGGGATTTTGCATCATGCTCTTGACAATATAAAAAATAGAAGTTCATTTTTAAATGGACTTCTATTTTTCGTTATTCTTCTGTTCGTATGCCGTATTGATAAGGCACACCGAGGAGGTCGCGAAGAGTGGAGCTTTCATAGTCTTTATGGAAGAGGCCTCGTTTTTGAAGGATGGGTACGACTTGTTCGACAAAGGCACGCACGCCATCATGAGCTAAATCGGGTACAATGGAAAATCCGTCTGTTGCTCCTGCTTCAAACCATTCTTGCAAGAAGTCAGCTACATCTTTGGCAGTTCCGACAACGACTGGGTGGTAGTTGATGACTCCGTGTGCCAGTGTATCGACTGGAGAATAGCCTTCTTTTAGCACCGCTAAGGCACGTGGAGAACGAGGATCGTGTGGATTAGTCCGAGCGAGCTTTAACCAACTGTCAGGAAGAGGTTGATAGGGATCGATGCCTTGGAAATTCAAGCCGACCATGGCTCCGAGATAGGATAGACGATGTACTAATTCTTCCTTGTCAAATTCTAACACTCTTCTACGCCGAGCAAGTGCTTCTTCCTTACTATCTGCAATGGTAAACATAAAGCCTGTAAAGACATTGATGTCGTCTGCAGAACGCCCATGAGCGATGGCACTTTCTCTCAGTATATTTCGGTATTTACGAGATTCTTCAATAGTGAAAGGATTGGCATAGACACCAGAAGCAAATCGTCCTGCTAGCCGAATGCCTTCTGGACTAGGTCCTGCTTGGAAAATGGGTGGTTGTCCCTGTTCAGATGGTGGAATAGGAAGGGGACCCTTGGTCTGAATGTAGTCACCTTGGTAGTTAAGAGGTTTAATTCGCCCCATATCAGCAAATTGCCCAGCTTGTTTATCGTGGATGTAGGCTCCTTTTTCCCAAGAACCCCAAAGTCCTTGAACAGCTTCAATCATCTCGTGAGCTCTGCCATAACGCTCCTGTGTAGATTTTAGCTGGGTTCCAAAATTCGCAGCTGTTGCCGGTGTAGAAGTGGTGACCGCATTCCAACCAACTCGTCCA
Protein-coding sequences here:
- a CDS encoding adenylosuccinate synthase, coding for MTSVVVVGTQWGDEGKGKITDFLSANAEVIARYQGGDNAGHTIVIDGKKYKLHLIPSGIFFPEKISVIGNGMVVNPKSLVKELNYLHEEGVTTDNLRISDRAHVILPYHIKLDQLQEEAKGDNKIGTTIKGIGPAYMDKAARVGIRIADLLDREIFRERLERNLAEKNRLFEKLYDSTAIAFDEIFEEYYEYGQQIKQYVTDTSVILNDALDQGKRVLFEGAQGVMLDIDQGTYPFVTSSNPVAGGVTIGSGVGPSKIDKVVGVCKAYTSRVGDGPFPTELFDEIGDRIREVGHEYGTTTGRPRRVGWFDSVVMRHSRRVSGITNLSLNSIDVLSGLETVKICVAYDLDGQRIDHYPASLEELKRCKPIYEELPGWSEDITGARSLEELPENARNYVRRVSELVGVRISTFSVGPGREQTNILESVWG
- a CDS encoding NtaA/DmoA family FMN-dependent monooxygenase (This protein belongs to a clade of FMN-dependent monooxygenases, within a broader family of flavin-dependent oxidoreductases, the luciferase-like monooxygenase (LMM) family, some of whose members use coenzyme F420 rather than FMN.), whose product is MNRKKQMKIVLQMVSGYGGEFKTWRLPEAKEDAYTDMDFYIEMAQLAEKGKLHALFMADTPALVNDLTHDTPMHSMDPLIAMTSVARATKHIGLVGTFSTTFNEPYNLARHLKALDVISHGRVGWNAVTTSTPATAANFGTQLKSTQERYGRAHEMIEAVQGLWGSWEKGAYIHDKQAGQFADMGRIKPLNYQGDYIQTKGPLPIPPSEQGQPPIFQAGPSPEGIRLAGRFASGVYANPFTIEESRKYRNILRESAIAHGRSADDINVFTGFMFTIADSKEEALARRRRVLEFDKEELVHRLSYLGAMVGLNFQGIDPYQPLPDSWLKLARTNPHDPRSPRALAVLKEGYSPVDTLAHGVINYHPVVVGTAKDVADFLQEWFEAGATDGFSIVPDLAHDGVRAFVEQVVPILQKRGLFHKDYESSTLRDLLGVPYQYGIRTEE